From one Ignavibacteria bacterium genomic stretch:
- a CDS encoding rhodanese-like domain-containing protein produces the protein MPAGQIIFYIFIAFAVILYIRKSLRTKSLKNYSTHEVKDKLKSSARDFVLLDVRTDAERADRHIKGSMHIPLNELNSRVEELKKVKDKEIICYCRSGNRSTTAALLLQKGGFRTANMRGGMMAWDNR, from the coding sequence ATGCCCGCAGGACAGATCATTTTTTATATTTTCATCGCTTTTGCCGTAATTTTGTACATCAGGAAATCGCTTAGAACAAAGTCTCTCAAAAATTACAGTACACACGAAGTAAAAGACAAGCTAAAGAGCAGTGCCCGTGACTTTGTACTTCTGGACGTCAGGACAGACGCCGAACGGGCCGACAGGCATATAAAGGGCTCGATGCACATTCCGCTTAACGAGCTTAATTCAAGAGTGGAAGAGCTTAAAAAAGTAAAAGACAAAGAAATAATATGTTACTGCAGGAGTGGGAACAGAAGCACCACAGCCGCGCTTTTGCTTCAGAAAGGAGGCTTCAGGACCGCTAATATGAGGGGCGGCATGATGGCCTGGGACAACAGGTAG